One Thioclava electrotropha DNA segment encodes these proteins:
- a CDS encoding carbohydrate ABC transporter permease: MSDMPITPPVDTIDYRRRQKIGRIVQRLVIVVSAIVLAAYILAPVSWLVSSAFQTETEIVSIPPHWIPEEPTLRNFEAIFTAGNDEPVTYETRSGADPAAGDFIPSTAENLLPSMANSLIVSILVVILNLLVGVPAAYAIAKIRFWGRNASVYFILITRVIPDIALVVPFFLVIRKLGMLDTLGSLVITYLAITVPFTVFILIQYFEGLPDELDKAARVDGCSRFQALIKVFLPLSLPSLVAVVLFTFLTSWNEFLLALMFTQTSASQTLPILLASFTSDFTVSFSFLNAAGVLAVVPPVIVAIVFERYIVSGLTAGAVKG; this comes from the coding sequence AGAAAATCGGGCGTATTGTGCAGCGTCTGGTGATCGTGGTCTCCGCGATCGTCCTTGCGGCCTACATTCTCGCCCCGGTGTCCTGGCTCGTCTCTTCGGCGTTCCAGACCGAGACCGAGATCGTTTCGATCCCGCCGCACTGGATTCCCGAAGAGCCGACCCTGCGCAATTTCGAGGCGATCTTCACCGCCGGGAACGACGAGCCCGTCACCTACGAGACGCGCTCGGGCGCCGATCCGGCTGCCGGTGACTTCATCCCCTCCACCGCGGAGAACCTCCTGCCGTCGATGGCCAACAGCCTGATCGTCTCGATCCTGGTGGTGATCCTGAACCTGCTCGTCGGGGTGCCGGCCGCCTATGCGATCGCGAAGATCCGGTTCTGGGGGCGCAACGCGTCGGTCTACTTCATCCTGATCACGCGGGTGATCCCCGATATCGCGCTGGTCGTGCCGTTCTTCCTGGTGATCCGCAAACTCGGGATGCTCGATACGCTCGGATCCCTGGTGATCACCTATCTCGCGATCACGGTGCCCTTCACGGTCTTCATCCTGATCCAGTATTTCGAGGGCCTCCCGGACGAGCTGGACAAGGCCGCGCGGGTCGATGGCTGTTCGCGGTTCCAGGCGCTGATCAAGGTGTTCCTGCCGCTCTCGCTGCCCTCGCTCGTCGCCGTGGTCCTCTTCACCTTCCTTACCAGCTGGAACGAATTCCTGCTCGCGCTGATGTTCACGCAGACCTCCGCGTCGCAGACCCTGCCGATCCTGCTGGCCTCGTTCACCTCCGATTTCACGGTGAGCTTCTCCTTCCTCAACGCCGCTGGCGTCCTGGCGGTCGTGCCGCCGGTGATCGTCGCCATCGTCTTCGAACGCTACATCGTTTCCGGTCTGACCGCCGGGGCTGTCAAAGGTTAG
- a CDS encoding ABC transporter ATP-binding protein, whose protein sequence is MARIRFTNVNKKYANGFHAVRNLNLDIEDREFIVLLGPSGCGKSTTLNMIAGLEEVSDGDLIFDEQVVNYVPPHKRDVAMVFQSYALYPHKTVYDNIGFGLKMRNASKEEIDERVQDAAKKLEISHLLDRRPSQLSGGQRQRVALGRAMVRDPSVFLMDEPLSNLDAALRISMRAEIKELHRAMETTFVYVTHDQAEALTLADRIVVMNDGVVQQIGTPDDIYERPANTFVASFLGSPPINYFDGVLEAGPDDEMAFVRDGLRLVLPADHAASLKGQEGRAVRLGIRAEDVAEGTAEPGYNALSGTVNSVLPVGSDQYLGMDFGGEELFFRVGKDLRHAFGESITLAVDLNRLHVFDRETGQSLIWNAA, encoded by the coding sequence TTGGCCCGGATCCGCTTCACCAACGTAAACAAGAAATACGCCAACGGCTTCCATGCCGTGCGCAATCTCAACCTCGATATCGAGGATCGCGAGTTCATCGTCCTGCTCGGCCCCTCGGGCTGCGGCAAATCCACGACCCTCAACATGATTGCAGGGCTCGAGGAAGTCTCGGACGGCGATCTGATCTTCGACGAGCAGGTCGTGAACTACGTCCCGCCGCACAAGCGCGACGTCGCGATGGTGTTCCAGAGCTACGCGCTCTACCCGCATAAGACCGTCTACGACAATATCGGCTTCGGGCTGAAGATGCGGAACGCGTCGAAGGAAGAGATCGACGAACGCGTGCAAGATGCCGCGAAGAAGCTCGAGATTTCGCACCTGCTCGACCGCCGTCCGTCGCAGCTTTCGGGCGGCCAGCGTCAGCGTGTGGCGCTGGGACGCGCGATGGTCCGTGACCCGTCGGTCTTCCTGATGGATGAGCCGCTGTCGAACCTCGACGCGGCGCTGCGGATCTCGATGCGCGCGGAGATCAAGGAACTCCACCGCGCGATGGAGACCACCTTCGTCTACGTGACCCACGATCAGGCCGAGGCGCTCACGCTCGCGGATCGTATCGTGGTGATGAATGACGGGGTCGTGCAGCAGATCGGCACGCCCGACGACATCTACGAGCGCCCCGCGAACACTTTCGTGGCGTCGTTCCTCGGCAGCCCGCCGATCAACTATTTCGACGGCGTGCTCGAGGCCGGGCCGGATGACGAGATGGCCTTCGTCCGCGATGGGTTGCGTCTCGTACTGCCGGCAGATCATGCAGCGTCCCTGAAAGGGCAGGAGGGCCGCGCGGTGCGGCTGGGTATCCGGGCCGAGGATGTCGCGGAAGGCACTGCCGAGCCGGGATACAATGCGCTCAGCGGCACCGTGAACTCGGTGCTTCCGGTTGGCTCGGATCAGTATCTGGGTATGGATTTCGGCGGCGAGGAGCTGTTCTTCCGCGTCGGCAAGGATCTGCGCCATGCGTTCGGCGAGAGCATCACCCTCGCGGTGGATCTCAACCGCCTGCATGTCTTCGACCGCGAAACCGGTCAGTCGCTGATCTGGAACGCGGCCTGA
- a CDS encoding FAD binding domain-containing protein produces the protein MKPAPFTYHRPASLAEALALLRTHGPAAKPIAGGQSLGPMLNMRLARPGHLIDLNDLIELDRVRVKEDMLEIGALTRHHRLANAPEVQRSLPLLGAAAASIGHYAIRQRGTIGGSLAHADPAAQLPLIAVTLDATLVISGPAGTREVAAADFLQSIMTVDLRDGELITALRFPLPVGDLWAFEAFSRRHGDFALVSVALSFARDAEGKIDALRLGLGGVDTVPLRLPEIEARAQGRLADEDTIRDLAAAAAAAIAPEDSEQVPAVYRRELAETLVIRAFQSALTREEGA, from the coding sequence ATGAAACCCGCCCCTTTCACTTACCACCGGCCTGCGAGCCTTGCCGAGGCACTGGCGCTGTTGCGCACGCATGGGCCGGCGGCCAAGCCGATCGCCGGAGGGCAAAGCCTAGGGCCGATGCTGAACATGCGGCTGGCGCGCCCGGGCCATCTGATCGATCTCAACGATCTGATCGAGCTGGACCGCGTGCGGGTGAAGGAGGACATGCTGGAGATCGGAGCGCTGACGCGCCATCACCGGCTGGCCAATGCGCCGGAAGTGCAGCGGAGCCTGCCGCTTCTCGGTGCCGCTGCCGCCTCGATCGGGCATTACGCGATCCGTCAGCGTGGCACGATCGGCGGCAGCCTCGCCCATGCGGACCCCGCCGCCCAGTTGCCGCTGATCGCAGTCACGCTGGACGCGACGCTGGTGATATCGGGACCGGCAGGCACGCGCGAAGTTGCCGCCGCCGATTTCCTGCAATCGATCATGACGGTCGATCTGCGCGATGGCGAACTCATCACCGCGCTGCGCTTTCCGCTCCCGGTCGGCGATCTCTGGGCCTTCGAGGCTTTCTCGCGCCGTCACGGCGATTTCGCGCTGGTCAGCGTCGCGCTCAGTTTCGCGCGCGACGCGGAGGGCAAGATCGATGCGCTGCGGCTCGGGCTCGGCGGCGTCGATACCGTCCCGCTGCGCCTGCCCGAGATCGAGGCGCGCGCGCAGGGCAGGCTGGCCGATGAGGACACCATTCGCGACCTCGCAGCCGCGGCCGCCGCGGCGATCGCGCCCGAAGACAGTGAACAGGTGCCCGCCGTCTATCGCCGGGAGCTTGCCGAAACGCTTGTCATTCGCGCGTTCCAGTCCGCTCTGACCCGGGAGGAGGGTGCATGA
- a CDS encoding (2Fe-2S)-binding protein: MTAPTHDPLTLSLSVNGETHDVRVPARKLLSDVLRDDLGLTGTHVGCEHGVCGACTVLIDGRPARACLTFAAQMEGHEVTTVEAMGRPDALSALQQALHEEHGLQCGFCTPGIVVTFEHYLRENPDPTAEEVRDVLSGNLCRCTGYQNIVAAVLKAAARMRGEAA, from the coding sequence ATGACCGCTCCGACACACGACCCCCTGACGCTTTCGCTGAGCGTGAATGGCGAAACCCACGACGTTCGGGTGCCTGCGCGCAAGCTGCTCTCGGATGTGCTGCGCGACGACCTCGGCCTGACCGGCACCCATGTCGGCTGCGAACACGGCGTCTGCGGCGCCTGCACCGTGCTGATCGACGGCCGTCCGGCGCGCGCCTGCCTGACTTTCGCCGCCCAGATGGAGGGCCACGAGGTCACGACGGTCGAGGCCATGGGACGGCCCGACGCGCTCTCGGCGCTTCAGCAGGCGCTGCACGAGGAACATGGGCTGCAATGCGGTTTCTGCACGCCCGGCATCGTGGTGACCTTCGAGCATTACCTGCGCGAGAACCCGGATCCGACCGCAGAGGAAGTGCGCGATGTCCTGTCGGGCAACCTGTGCCGCTGCACGGGCTATCAGAATATCGTCGCCGCCGTGCTGAAGGCTGCGGCCCGGATGCGTGGAGAGGCGGCATGA